CTGATTTTTGTTCGTAACCGGCTGAACATTCACTGCGCACAGTGATTTTCGCAACTATGGCCGGCGCCGCCGAACTATCGGCGGCACCGGCCTTGTAATCAGGAGGATTACAATGTTGAGACTTGCATTGATCGGAATAGCCGCATTTGCCTGCACTGTCCATTTTGCTCTCGCCGCCAACATCAATGTCCCCGCCGATTACCCCACCATCCAATCCGCAATAGATGCCGCATTCGACGGCGATACCGTGATCGTTTCTCCCGGTATCTATTTCGAGAACATCGACTTCCTCGGCAAGGCCATAACCGTGCGCAGTACTGATCCCCTTGATTGGGACATCGTGGCACAGACGATCATCGACGGCATGCAGGCCGACTCGTGTGTGAAATTCATCACTGGTGAAGGCCGGAACAGCATCATCCGCGGCCTCACGATCACCAACGGCCGGCATAACACCGGCATGGCTGATGGCGGAGGCATATCCTGCGATGGATCATCGCCGCAGATAAGCAACAATATCATTCGCAATAACGAAGCCTTTA
The sequence above is a segment of the bacterium genome. Coding sequences within it:
- a CDS encoding NosD domain-containing protein, translated to MLRLALIGIAAFACTVHFALAANINVPADYPTIQSAIDAAFDGDTVIVSPGIYFENIDFLGKAITVRSTDPLDWDIVAQTIIDGMQADSCVKFITGEGRNSIIRGLTITNGRHNTGMADGGGISCDGSSPQISNNIIRNNEAFTYGGGISAIWGGAALIKDNIISANVADFGGAVLAMYGGDTEVIGNVFEGNIGISYGTVTAWSAHITVANNTFSGNAAFLGDGVYCSQSSATITG